In a single window of the Olivibacter sp. SDN3 genome:
- a CDS encoding sugar phosphate isomerase/epimerase produces MIPRRRFIKQSGFAVTSLLAGNALLGACSKRPQESKIGLQLFTMRDDLAEDAKKTLMKIANIGYGHVETFYDYQNNKGSGKFWNLSTGELKKILADNNLRSFSGHYTLNSYLTMGKGNDDELKQQVEIAANLGQQYFVIPVPPMQLLDKLTLPDFQFMAEQLNRGGEYCKQAGLKIGYHNHFWEFRGNEEDNQTGYEILLNQTEPDLVTFELDLFWTVKSGIDPVELFNNYPKRFEMWHVKDIDQSKPEVIVGHGKDALPSMEILGDIRFTEVGNGTIDFKTIFKAADKAGLSHFFVEQDGIYMDNHYESIRRSFHYVKENLI; encoded by the coding sequence ATGATACCAAGAAGAAGATTTATAAAACAGTCAGGTTTTGCTGTTACTTCCTTGCTAGCTGGAAATGCACTTTTAGGTGCCTGTTCCAAAAGACCTCAAGAGTCAAAAATAGGTTTACAGCTATTTACCATGCGTGATGATCTGGCGGAAGATGCTAAAAAGACACTTATGAAAATAGCAAATATTGGCTATGGGCATGTAGAAACATTTTACGATTATCAAAACAATAAAGGCTCTGGGAAATTTTGGAACCTGAGCACAGGCGAACTTAAAAAAATATTAGCAGACAATAACCTTCGATCGTTCAGTGGTCATTATACTTTAAACAGTTATTTAACTATGGGTAAAGGAAATGATGATGAGCTAAAACAACAAGTAGAGATCGCAGCAAATCTAGGTCAGCAGTATTTCGTAATACCAGTGCCCCCCATGCAACTTTTAGATAAATTAACCCTACCTGATTTTCAATTCATGGCGGAACAGCTAAACAGAGGGGGAGAATATTGTAAACAGGCTGGCTTAAAAATAGGCTATCACAATCATTTCTGGGAATTCAGGGGAAATGAAGAAGATAACCAAACTGGGTATGAAATTTTGTTAAATCAAACTGAACCTGATCTAGTAACATTTGAGCTTGATTTATTTTGGACCGTTAAATCAGGTATTGACCCAGTTGAATTGTTTAACAACTACCCAAAGAGATTCGAAATGTGGCATGTAAAAGATATAGATCAGTCAAAACCAGAGGTTATAGTGGGGCATGGAAAAGATGCGTTACCGTCTATGGAAATTTTAGGAGACATCAGGTTTACAGAAGTAGGTAATGGCACCATAGATTTTAAGACTATTTTCAAAGCTGCAGATAAAGCAGGACTGTCGCATTTCTTTGTCGAACAAGATGGCATTTATATGGATAATCATTACGAAAGCATACGGAGAAGTTTTCATTATGTGAAGGAAAATCTTATTTAG